The Antedon mediterranea chromosome 11, ecAntMedi1.1, whole genome shotgun sequence genome window below encodes:
- the LOC140062957 gene encoding uncharacterized protein: MVSADQQSALRSAPPSSGTRGLADSGPSQVLRFEPPIPAPDCLAIVRDQLRDSGIPDGPAALAAKSRRESTLTVYDSRLKHYFNWCKRQPAHPKTVTLVQVCAFLHYLFESGLQVRTISGYRSAIGAITPTFPDGSSVSTSTTISSLLRGMFRERPPSKALVPRWDINVVLAALTRPPFEPLHKASLYNLSLKTAFLLAVASCKRRGKLHALSLEPGHIRFERGGVRLVFRKDFLAKTQTLNFSPPAVFVPTIASISGVEEDRFWCPVRAIKIYINRTRALLDGVSHLFIASVSPFRPAAKSTIANWIVAAIRAGYESSGHSSSCAYAPGAWRRHILGIVHESPSP; the protein is encoded by the coding sequence ATGGTTTCCGCTGATCAACAGTCTGCTCTACGATCAGCCCCTCCGTCTTCCGGTACGCGAGGACTTGCTGACTCAGGGCCGAGCCAGGTTCTCCGCTTCGAACCTCCGATCCCTGCACCTGACTGCTTGGCCATTGTCAGGGATCAGCTCAGAGACTCGGGCATACCAGATGGCCCGGCCGCCCTCGCGGCGAAATCCCGCCGGGAATCAACACTCACCGTCTATGATAGCCGTCTGAAGCATTATTTTAACTGGTGCAAGCGCCAGCCGGCACACCCCAAGACTGTGACATTGGTGCAGGTATGCGCTTTCCTGCATTACCTGTTTGAGTCAGGTTTACAGGTCCGCACCATATCCGGCTATCGGTCTGCCATAGGTGCCATCACACCGACTTTTCCAGACGGTTCGAGCGTCTCAACATCCACCACAATATCAAGTTTGCTGCGTGGAATGTTTAGAGAACGGCCTCCTTCAAAGGCCTTGGTTCCCCGCTGGGACATCAACGTCGTCCTAGCCGCTCTCACACGTCCACCATTTGAGCCTTTACATAAGGCCTCTCTGTACAACCTTTCGCTTAAGACGGCGTTCTTGCTGGCGGTGGCGTCATGCAAACGCCGAGGCAAATTACACGCTCTCTCCTTAGAACCAGGCCATATCAGGTTTGAGCGTGGTGGCGTTCGGCTAGTTTTTAGGAAGGACTTCCTAGCTAAGACGCAAACGTTGAATTTCTCGCCGCCCGCCGTTTTCGTCCCCACCATTGCCTCGATTTCAGGGGTTGAGGAAGACAGGTTCTGGTGTCCTGTTAGAGCGATTAAGATCTACATCAACAGAACCAGAGCTTTGCTAGATGGTGTTTCACACCTGTTTATCGCTTCAGTGTCCCCATTCCGTCCGGCAGCGAAGTCAACGATCGCAAATTGGATTGTTGCAGCAATTCGCGCTGGATACGAATCCTCGGGACACTCCTCCTCCTGCGCATATGCACCAGGTGCATGGCGTCGCCACATCTTGGGCATTGTTCACGAGAGTCCCTCTCCCTGA